From the Halomonas meridiana genome, one window contains:
- the phrB gene encoding deoxyribodipyrimidine photo-lyase codes for MSLQLVWFRSDLRIHDNSALAAAAAKGPVVAVFLRSIEQWRDHGHGANKLDFWARGVSALKASLNGLNIPLLHRDIERYDDAPQALLEIARDYGVKQLHFNYEYPLNEQRRDQAVLDAFQQAEIGAQGHHDAVAFAPGSLLTGKGDYYGVFTPFSKAWHKQVTAEQLALRDTPKAQSPLDIPSDALPSLPALDDAPLDGRQWPAGENAASDNLERFLRFRGRHYKEQRDFPKVRGTSELSPYLALGMISHRQCLQAVMSENGGHLADGDAGLTAWVNELVWREFYQHVAVGFPQVCRYQPFQEHTQQLQWRDDDDGFAAWCEGRTGYPIVDAAMRQLVSTGWMHNRLRMITAMFLSKHLLIDWRRGEAFFMRHLVDGEFCANNGGWQWAASTGTDAAPYFRIFNPTTQSTRFDPNGDFIAQWLPELASLPAKARHAPPHDMLTPIDYPAPIVDHKAARQRALDAFKALSK; via the coding sequence ATGAGCTTGCAGCTTGTTTGGTTCCGCAGCGACCTTCGTATTCATGACAATTCCGCACTGGCCGCCGCGGCCGCCAAAGGGCCGGTCGTGGCGGTTTTTTTGCGCAGCATTGAGCAGTGGCGCGACCACGGTCACGGCGCCAACAAACTCGATTTTTGGGCGCGCGGCGTTAGCGCGCTGAAGGCGTCGCTCAATGGCTTGAACATCCCGCTGCTGCACCGCGATATCGAGCGCTACGACGACGCTCCTCAAGCGTTGCTGGAGATTGCCCGGGACTACGGCGTCAAACAGCTTCACTTCAACTACGAGTATCCGCTGAACGAACAGCGCCGCGATCAGGCGGTGCTGGACGCCTTTCAGCAGGCAGAGATAGGCGCTCAAGGGCACCACGACGCCGTTGCCTTTGCCCCAGGCAGCTTGCTGACCGGCAAAGGCGATTACTACGGGGTGTTTACGCCCTTTTCGAAAGCGTGGCACAAACAGGTAACGGCAGAGCAGCTTGCCCTGCGTGACACGCCTAAGGCGCAGTCGCCCCTCGACATCCCAAGCGACGCGCTTCCGTCACTGCCTGCGCTCGACGACGCGCCGCTGGATGGCCGCCAGTGGCCCGCAGGTGAGAATGCCGCCAGCGACAACTTGGAGCGTTTTCTGCGTTTTCGCGGACGGCACTATAAAGAGCAGCGCGATTTCCCCAAGGTACGGGGCACCAGCGAGCTGTCACCCTATTTGGCACTAGGGATGATCTCTCACCGCCAGTGTCTGCAAGCGGTCATGAGCGAAAACGGTGGGCACCTGGCCGACGGCGATGCTGGCTTGACGGCTTGGGTGAACGAGCTGGTCTGGCGGGAGTTTTATCAGCACGTCGCGGTCGGCTTTCCCCAAGTATGTCGCTATCAACCGTTTCAAGAGCACACCCAGCAGCTCCAATGGCGCGATGACGACGATGGGTTTGCCGCTTGGTGCGAGGGTCGCACCGGCTACCCTATCGTGGATGCCGCCATGCGCCAGCTCGTGTCGACCGGCTGGATGCACAATCGTCTGCGCATGATTACAGCGATGTTCCTGAGCAAGCACCTGCTGATCGACTGGCGACGTGGCGAAGCCTTTTTCATGCGCCACTTGGTCGATGGCGAGTTTTGCGCCAATAACGGTGGCTGGCAGTGGGCCGCCTCGACGGGGACCGATGCGGCGCCGTACTTCCGCATTTTCAACCCGACGACCCAATCGACCCGCTTCGACCCCAATGGCGACTTCATCGCCCAGTGGCTGCCCGAGCTCGCATCGCTGCCAGCCAAAGCGCGTCATGCGCCGCCTCACGACATGCTCACCCCCATCGACTACCCGGCGCCCATCGTCGACCATAAAGCGGCGCGCCAACGGGCGCTCGACGCTTTCAAAGCGCTCTCCAAGTAA
- the rapA gene encoding RNA polymerase-associated protein RapA: MSDFSPGQRWISDGEAELGLGTVLNCDARSVTILFSASQETRTYNTRQAPLTRVMFGSGDRVLSADGWQMIVDDSKESRGLITYIGEDSDGNLRELPEAKLADTMQFDQARDRLLTGQVDRNDWFDLRFRTLHHFQRIEQHSALGFAGPRIDLIPHQLYIADEVAGRHAPRVLLADEVGLGKTIEAGLILHRLLLTGRVERALILVPDSLTHQWLVELLRRFSLNVTLLDEHQSQAHGSANPFESAQLVLASQGWLFANIHRQDQALASRFDLLIVDEAHHLDWSPEKSGPGYQCVEQLAAEIPGLLLLTATPEQMGLESHFARLRLLDAERYHDIERFKEEEQHYVAVAEAIDALEELPQTASARERVAAVADDRDSQALLATLCHPEASPEQQDAARAQLRDALLDRHGTGRVMFRNSRRHVGGFPERRLHLAELELPSAYRRVLRRLERDDDYLDELLIETGMDHPDVLIYPDAMYRELSNDPLNTESWWHIDPRVNWLLEKLSDDSETGFANDKVLVIAHHRETAEGLAEGLRVLGGYHAPVFHEGLSLVERDRAAAAFADEEDGCQVLVCSEIGSEGRNFQFCRHLVMFDMPQHPDQLEQRIGRLDRIGQRHAIELHVPNFTGSPGERLMRWYHEGMDAFSAPHGIGSDLFDAFGDALADALLDDEMLDEIIEETREMFTAKLAERDAGRNRLLELNACRPGRAQQVIDAVRELDEDPALPRYVERALDIFGVDSQEIGNGLLHLQPSQHMLDGLPGLVKGEEGFSATYSRAQALARDDVQRLSWEHPLVREMMGRVLDGTMGNTALALLRHPAIPSGRLMAELVFRTHCPAPKSLHLNRFLPPTAVRVLLDESGANLTSKISFTGLGKNLQKVNKSLARDLIKSRHDQLRELLTQGEGEAERELPSIVEAAETRMRAQLDAELARLTALAEHNPAVRSEELEALTQERQALSSAIENTRLRLDSVRVIITVDPNAN, from the coding sequence ATGAGCGATTTTTCTCCCGGCCAGCGCTGGATTAGCGACGGCGAGGCCGAGCTTGGACTCGGCACCGTGCTTAACTGCGACGCCCGTAGCGTTACCATTTTGTTCAGTGCCAGCCAGGAAACCCGCACCTACAACACCCGCCAAGCGCCGCTCACCCGTGTGATGTTCGGCAGCGGCGACCGCGTCCTCTCTGCCGATGGTTGGCAGATGATCGTCGATGACAGCAAAGAGAGCCGAGGCCTGATCACCTACATCGGCGAAGACAGCGACGGCAACCTGCGCGAGCTGCCCGAGGCCAAGCTGGCCGACACCATGCAGTTCGACCAAGCCCGCGACCGCCTGCTCACCGGTCAAGTCGACCGCAACGACTGGTTCGACCTGCGCTTTCGTACGCTGCACCACTTTCAGCGCATCGAGCAGCACAGCGCGCTGGGCTTCGCCGGGCCGCGTATCGATCTGATTCCCCATCAGCTCTACATCGCTGACGAAGTCGCCGGGCGCCATGCGCCGCGGGTTCTGCTGGCCGATGAGGTAGGCCTGGGTAAAACCATCGAGGCAGGTCTGATTCTGCACCGTCTGCTGCTGACAGGCCGGGTAGAGCGCGCGCTGATTCTGGTGCCCGACAGTCTGACCCACCAGTGGCTGGTAGAGCTACTGCGCCGCTTCTCGCTGAACGTCACTCTGCTGGACGAGCATCAGAGTCAGGCCCACGGCAGCGCCAACCCGTTCGAGAGCGCCCAGCTCGTGCTGGCCAGCCAAGGCTGGCTGTTCGCCAACATTCATCGCCAGGACCAAGCCCTGGCCAGCCGCTTCGATCTGCTGATCGTCGATGAAGCGCATCACCTGGATTGGAGCCCGGAGAAGAGCGGCCCCGGCTACCAGTGCGTGGAACAGCTCGCCGCCGAGATTCCCGGCCTGCTGCTGCTCACCGCTACGCCGGAACAGATGGGGCTGGAGAGCCACTTCGCGCGCCTGCGCCTGCTAGATGCCGAGCGCTACCACGATATCGAGCGCTTCAAAGAGGAGGAGCAGCACTACGTGGCGGTGGCCGAGGCCATCGATGCTCTCGAGGAACTGCCCCAGACCGCGAGCGCCCGTGAACGCGTCGCCGCCGTAGCCGACGACCGGGATAGCCAAGCGCTGCTCGCCACGCTGTGCCACCCAGAGGCAAGCCCTGAGCAGCAGGACGCCGCCCGCGCCCAGCTGCGCGACGCATTGCTCGACCGCCATGGCACCGGCCGCGTGATGTTCCGCAACAGCCGCCGCCATGTGGGCGGCTTCCCTGAGCGCCGCCTGCACCTGGCCGAGCTGGAGCTGCCGTCGGCTTACCGCCGCGTGTTGCGCCGCCTGGAGCGCGACGACGACTACCTGGACGAGCTGCTGATCGAAACCGGCATGGACCACCCGGACGTGCTGATCTACCCGGATGCCATGTACCGGGAGCTCAGCAACGACCCGTTGAATACCGAGTCCTGGTGGCATATCGACCCACGCGTCAACTGGCTGCTCGAAAAGCTCAGCGACGACAGCGAGACGGGCTTTGCCAACGACAAAGTACTGGTCATTGCCCACCACCGTGAAACGGCGGAAGGGCTCGCCGAGGGCTTGCGGGTATTAGGCGGCTACCACGCGCCGGTCTTCCACGAAGGGCTGTCGCTCGTCGAGCGCGACCGAGCCGCCGCCGCGTTTGCCGATGAAGAGGATGGCTGCCAGGTCTTGGTGTGTTCTGAGATTGGCTCCGAAGGGCGTAACTTCCAATTCTGCCGCCACCTGGTGATGTTCGACATGCCGCAACATCCCGACCAGCTTGAACAGCGCATCGGCCGTCTGGATCGGATCGGCCAGCGCCACGCCATCGAGCTGCACGTACCCAACTTCACTGGCAGCCCCGGCGAGCGTCTGATGCGCTGGTACCACGAGGGCATGGACGCCTTCAGCGCGCCTCACGGCATTGGCAGCGACCTGTTCGACGCCTTTGGCGATGCCTTGGCCGATGCGCTGCTCGACGATGAGATGCTCGACGAGATCATCGAAGAGACTCGGGAGATGTTCACCGCCAAGCTCGCCGAACGGGACGCGGGCCGCAACCGCCTGCTGGAACTCAACGCCTGCCGCCCCGGTCGAGCGCAGCAGGTGATCGATGCCGTGCGCGAGCTGGACGAGGATCCGGCGCTGCCTCGCTACGTGGAGCGCGCGCTGGATATCTTCGGCGTCGACAGCCAGGAGATCGGCAACGGTCTGCTGCACCTTCAGCCCAGTCAGCACATGCTGGATGGCCTGCCCGGGTTGGTCAAAGGCGAAGAGGGCTTCTCTGCCACTTACAGTCGCGCACAGGCACTGGCGCGGGATGACGTACAGCGACTCTCCTGGGAGCATCCGCTGGTGCGCGAAATGATGGGCCGGGTCCTCGATGGTACCATGGGCAATACCGCGCTGGCGCTGCTACGCCACCCGGCGATTCCCAGCGGGCGTTTGATGGCCGAACTGGTGTTTCGCACCCACTGCCCGGCCCCCAAATCGCTGCACCTGAACCGCTTCTTGCCGCCCACCGCCGTACGCGTACTGCTGGATGAATCGGGCGCTAACCTGACCAGCAAGATCTCCTTCACCGGGTTGGGCAAAAATCTGCAGAAGGTGAACAAATCGCTGGCGCGGGATTTGATCAAGAGCCGCCACGATCAGCTTCGTGAACTGCTCACCCAAGGGGAAGGCGAAGCCGAGCGTGAACTACCGAGTATCGTGGAAGCCGCAGAAACTCGCATGCGCGCCCAGCTGGACGCCGAGCTGGCCCGCCTGACGGCGCTGGCGGAGCACAATCCGGCGGTGCGCAGCGAAGAGCTGGAAGCGCTGACACAGGAGCGTCAGGCACTGAGCAGCGCCATCGAAAACACCCGCCTGCGACTCGACTCGGTGCGGGTGATCATCACCGTCGATCCCAACGCGAACTAA
- a CDS encoding NAD(P)/FAD-dependent oxidoreductase translates to MSVTASQRIAVIGSGISGMAAGWYLSSQHEVTLFEADSRLGGHTATMDVEVNGVPYAIDTGFIVFNDWTYPHFQRLLATLGVPSQATEMSFSVHETDVDFEYNGHTLASLFAQRRNLLNPSFYRLLRDILRFNKQATADLESKRLPADMTLGAYLDQHGYGEAFQRRYLLPMGAAIWSASIGDLRAFPLTFFVRFFRNHGLLSVNHRPQWYTLVGGSKRYIPSLTAPYASRIRLNTPVTHITRSDTGVVVTTAQGSERFDQVVLACHADQALAMLGDASAAEREILSAMPYQDNEVVLHTDTSLLPRRQRAWASWNYRLDGRGADERVSVTYNMNILQRLEADTTFCVTLNDSDSIDPAKVLGRYVYAHPQFTLAGQAAQMRHEEISSVARRTHFCGAYWRNGFHEDGVWSALRVAQALGCDEAAEPPTTPTALPAHELMPNSVGEGLG, encoded by the coding sequence ATGAGCGTCACAGCGTCACAGCGCATCGCGGTTATTGGCAGCGGCATCAGCGGGATGGCCGCCGGGTGGTACCTCTCCTCACAGCACGAGGTGACCCTGTTCGAAGCCGATAGTCGACTAGGGGGCCATACGGCCACCATGGACGTTGAGGTCAACGGCGTCCCTTACGCCATCGATACCGGCTTCATCGTCTTCAATGACTGGACTTACCCCCACTTCCAACGCCTATTGGCTACCCTTGGCGTGCCCAGCCAAGCCACCGAGATGAGTTTCTCGGTGCATGAAACGGACGTCGATTTCGAGTACAACGGCCACACGTTGGCATCGCTTTTCGCCCAGCGCCGCAACCTGCTCAACCCTTCGTTCTATCGTCTGCTGCGCGACATCTTGCGCTTCAACAAGCAGGCCACCGCCGATCTGGAAAGCAAACGACTGCCCGCAGACATGACGTTGGGCGCGTACTTGGACCAACACGGCTACGGCGAAGCGTTTCAGCGTCGTTACTTGCTGCCCATGGGGGCCGCTATTTGGTCGGCGAGCATTGGTGACCTGCGCGCTTTCCCGCTGACGTTTTTCGTACGCTTTTTCCGCAACCACGGGCTGCTGTCGGTGAACCACCGTCCCCAGTGGTACACCCTCGTGGGCGGCTCCAAACGCTATATTCCCAGCTTGACCGCGCCCTATGCGTCGCGCATCCGCCTCAATACCCCGGTGACCCACATTACCCGAAGCGACACGGGCGTCGTGGTGACCACGGCCCAGGGCAGCGAACGTTTCGACCAGGTCGTATTGGCGTGCCACGCCGACCAAGCCCTGGCCATGTTAGGGGATGCCTCGGCTGCCGAGCGCGAGATCCTAAGCGCAATGCCCTACCAGGACAACGAGGTGGTGCTGCACACCGACACCTCCCTGCTGCCCCGCCGCCAACGCGCGTGGGCAAGCTGGAATTATCGGTTGGATGGTCGCGGTGCCGATGAGCGGGTATCGGTGACCTACAACATGAATATCCTGCAGCGCTTAGAGGCAGACACGACGTTTTGCGTCACGCTGAACGACTCCGACAGCATCGACCCGGCCAAGGTGCTGGGCCGCTATGTCTATGCACACCCACAGTTCACGCTGGCGGGCCAGGCCGCCCAAATGCGCCACGAAGAGATCTCATCGGTGGCGCGGCGCACCCACTTCTGCGGTGCTTACTGGCGCAACGGCTTTCATGAAGACGGCGTCTGGAGCGCGCTGCGCGTGGCACAGGCGCTGGGCTGTGACGAAGCCGCCGAGCCGCCCACCACGCCGACGGCGCTGCCCGCCCATGAGTTGATGCCCAACAGCGTTGGGGAGGGGTTGGGATGA
- a CDS encoding MerR family transcriptional regulator → MSNKATHPPDTPLYPIREVSRLTGVNSVTLRAWERRYGLIRPQRTPKGHRLYAQDDISRIERILQWLNRGVPVSQVADLLDQPETVETPAPNAGDWASQRQQLQAVIEAVDLPKLEALYHQSLALYPLSVAINELWQPVILTLEAKWAAQPDDLVRRTFEAFLRSQVGIRLHYANQATRGPLILLSAMPDDPGPLWVLMCALMASEQGYRVQLFDHSLSLDDLPQAVSRLHSSMVLLSSGQRESDQYIRVDLPKAADALGVPIGVCGEVARLRENDLRDGAVHMLGDDLPQAIARLRPLLRESGIL, encoded by the coding sequence ATGAGCAACAAGGCGACCCACCCACCCGATACCCCGCTCTATCCGATTCGGGAAGTTTCCCGCTTAACGGGTGTGAACTCGGTCACCCTGCGCGCCTGGGAGCGACGCTACGGATTGATTCGCCCGCAGCGCACACCCAAGGGCCACCGACTCTACGCCCAGGACGACATCAGCCGTATCGAGCGTATTTTGCAGTGGCTCAACCGCGGCGTGCCGGTCAGCCAAGTGGCCGACCTGCTCGATCAGCCCGAAACGGTCGAGACCCCCGCTCCCAACGCCGGTGACTGGGCTAGCCAGCGCCAACAGCTGCAGGCGGTGATCGAAGCCGTCGACCTGCCCAAGCTGGAAGCGCTGTATCATCAGAGCTTGGCGCTTTACCCGCTGAGCGTGGCGATCAACGAACTTTGGCAGCCCGTCATCCTGACCCTGGAAGCCAAATGGGCCGCGCAGCCAGATGACCTGGTACGTCGTACGTTCGAAGCTTTTTTACGTAGCCAAGTCGGCATTCGTTTGCACTACGCGAACCAAGCGACCCGTGGCCCGCTGATCCTGCTCAGCGCCATGCCCGACGATCCAGGTCCGCTGTGGGTGCTGATGTGTGCGCTCATGGCCAGCGAACAGGGTTACCGCGTGCAGCTCTTCGACCACTCGCTGTCCCTCGACGATTTGCCGCAAGCGGTGTCTCGCCTGCACTCGTCGATGGTGTTGCTCTCCAGCGGCCAGCGAGAGAGCGATCAATATATTCGGGTCGATTTACCCAAAGCGGCCGACGCCCTGGGCGTGCCTATCGGCGTTTGCGGCGAAGTCGCGCGGCTACGCGAGAACGACCTCCGAGACGGTGCCGTTCACATGTTGGGTGACGACCTTCCCCAAGCGATTGCCCGCCTGCGCCCACTGCTGCGGGAATCCGGCATTCTGTGA
- a CDS encoding NAD(P)/FAD-dependent oxidoreductase, whose amino-acid sequence MAEPANETFSSAAAQRVAIIGAGLSGLACAHRLAQQGVNVQLFDKARGPGGRMSSKQRPSATLDLGAQAFTVRDARFASKVAEWQAAGCVAMWPVHSYQASASGWQTHEDGQVRYCGAPRMSAITRHLADGLNAFPHAALLLETTITALESTPQGWQLRDANDHQYGTFDRVVISAPPPQAKALLADWEPMLSDACDARPQRGCWTAWAIVDAPLPPPPGVDADWQSLHVQHPALRLVSRNHTKPGREHQPESLSLLAQLDWSDAHIEETPEAAAQQLWEAFITTLPPDTALPPLVELGAHRWRYAQPASAGSQSFLYSKCGLALCGDSFRGSRVEDAWLSGDELGEALLGRSV is encoded by the coding sequence ATGGCTGAACCGGCGAACGAGACCTTCTCTTCTGCGGCCGCGCAACGCGTGGCGATTATTGGTGCCGGGCTATCCGGGTTAGCCTGCGCTCATCGACTGGCACAGCAGGGTGTCAATGTTCAGCTATTTGATAAAGCACGCGGCCCTGGCGGGCGAATGTCGAGTAAGCAGCGCCCCTCTGCCACGCTCGACCTCGGCGCTCAGGCCTTTACCGTTCGCGATGCACGCTTTGCGAGCAAAGTTGCCGAGTGGCAAGCCGCTGGCTGTGTCGCTATGTGGCCAGTACACAGCTATCAAGCTAGTGCATCCGGCTGGCAAACACACGAGGACGGCCAAGTGCGCTACTGTGGAGCACCGCGCATGAGCGCGATTACCCGCCACCTCGCCGATGGGCTTAACGCTTTTCCCCATGCGGCGCTCTTATTGGAAACGACCATTACAGCACTAGAGAGCACGCCCCAAGGGTGGCAGCTTCGCGATGCCAACGACCACCAGTACGGGACGTTCGACCGTGTGGTGATCAGCGCCCCACCCCCTCAAGCAAAAGCGCTGCTGGCCGACTGGGAACCGATGCTGTCCGACGCCTGCGATGCACGACCGCAGCGGGGCTGCTGGACGGCATGGGCGATCGTCGATGCTCCTCTACCGCCCCCGCCGGGCGTCGATGCCGATTGGCAGAGTCTACATGTCCAGCATCCAGCGCTACGCTTGGTGTCTCGTAATCACACCAAGCCGGGGAGAGAGCATCAGCCGGAAAGTTTGAGCCTGCTGGCCCAGCTCGACTGGAGCGACGCGCATATCGAGGAGACGCCGGAAGCCGCGGCGCAGCAGTTATGGGAGGCCTTCATCACGACGCTGCCCCCCGACACCGCGCTTCCCCCCCTCGTGGAGCTAGGCGCCCACCGATGGCGCTATGCCCAACCCGCCTCGGCGGGAAGCCAGTCGTTCTTATACAGCAAGTGCGGTTTAGCGCTGTGCGGCGACAGCTTTCGCGGCAGCCGAGTCGAGGATGCCTGGCTCTCTGGCGATGAGCTGGGAGAGGCGTTATTAGGCCGGTCGGTCTAA
- a CDS encoding SDR family oxidoreductase, whose product MSTWKTPQRIWLTGATSGIGEALAKQLIEQGHRVVLSARNEEALHKLCDGHDNAYPLPLDVSDHQAVLAAGEQIREWLGALDVALFNAGTCEYLDARHFDMALVERVFTPNLFGTLYGVDAALPLLRAARKEGKPARLAATSSASAYLPLPRAEAYGASKAAVSYFLESLRLDLHQEGIDVSLIHPGFVKTPLTDRNDFPMPMQVTADEAAKAIIAGLAKGRLDIHFPRRFTYIVKCLGILPPALRRWIGLRMTRQTKESP is encoded by the coding sequence ATGAGCACATGGAAAACGCCCCAACGCATCTGGTTAACCGGCGCGACGTCCGGCATTGGTGAAGCGCTGGCCAAGCAGCTGATCGAGCAAGGCCATCGCGTCGTCTTGAGCGCTCGCAATGAAGAGGCGCTGCACAAACTGTGCGATGGCCATGACAACGCCTACCCGTTGCCGCTGGATGTCAGCGACCATCAAGCCGTCCTCGCTGCGGGTGAGCAGATTCGCGAGTGGCTCGGCGCGTTGGACGTTGCGTTGTTCAATGCGGGCACCTGCGAATACCTTGATGCACGCCACTTCGATATGGCACTCGTCGAGCGGGTCTTCACTCCGAACCTATTTGGCACGCTGTACGGCGTCGACGCCGCTCTACCGCTGCTGCGTGCCGCTCGTAAGGAAGGCAAGCCCGCCCGCTTGGCCGCCACCTCGAGCGCGTCGGCCTACCTGCCGCTGCCCCGCGCGGAGGCGTATGGCGCGTCGAAAGCAGCGGTTAGCTACTTCTTGGAGTCTCTGCGACTCGACCTGCACCAGGAGGGCATCGACGTGAGCTTGATTCATCCTGGCTTCGTCAAAACGCCACTCACCGACCGCAACGATTTTCCCATGCCCATGCAGGTTACCGCCGACGAAGCTGCGAAGGCGATCATTGCCGGGCTGGCCAAAGGCCGCCTGGATATTCATTTTCCACGGCGGTTTACTTATATCGTCAAATGTTTGGGAATTTTACCCCCCGCTCTGCGGCGGTGGATCGGCCTGCGCATGACGCGGCAAACCAAGGAGTCTCCATGA
- a CDS encoding DUF1365 domain-containing protein translates to MIAAPRSRIYRGTLRHRRFTPKTHTFSYQVWMAWLDLDELPTLFDGVPGFSARRPALARFRREDYLAPTDRPLRTAVREELTRQLGSAPNGRICMLTQLRTLGTMFNPITVYYAYDEHGRLAAVLGEVTNMPWRERTCYACHVETNRHAHQASFAKAMHVSPFNPMEMTYRWKFNAPGDQLYLHMENWQHEQRHFDATLTLDAAPATRGVLLATLAKHPWMSLKTVAGIHFEALRLWLKRVPVYNHPKRKETSK, encoded by the coding sequence ATGATTGCTGCGCCGCGCTCGCGCATCTATCGCGGTACGCTCCGCCACCGCCGCTTTACGCCCAAGACGCATACGTTTAGCTATCAGGTGTGGATGGCGTGGCTCGATCTCGACGAGCTCCCCACGCTCTTCGACGGCGTGCCGGGGTTTAGCGCGCGACGCCCGGCGTTGGCACGTTTTCGCCGCGAGGATTATCTGGCCCCCACGGATCGCCCGCTGCGCACTGCCGTGCGGGAGGAGTTGACGCGCCAGCTTGGCAGCGCCCCTAACGGGCGCATTTGCATGCTGACCCAGCTGCGCACGCTCGGCACGATGTTCAATCCCATCACCGTTTACTATGCCTACGACGAACATGGCCGCTTGGCAGCGGTGCTCGGCGAGGTCACCAACATGCCCTGGCGCGAGCGCACCTGTTACGCCTGCCATGTCGAGACCAACCGCCACGCGCATCAGGCAAGCTTTGCCAAAGCCATGCACGTCTCCCCCTTCAATCCCATGGAGATGACCTATCGCTGGAAATTCAATGCGCCCGGCGATCAGCTCTATCTACATATGGAAAACTGGCAGCACGAGCAGCGCCATTTCGACGCCACGCTCACACTCGACGCAGCCCCCGCTACGCGCGGCGTGCTGCTGGCCACCCTCGCCAAGCACCCTTGGATGAGTCTGAAAACGGTCGCGGGAATCCATTTTGAAGCGCTTCGCCTGTGGCTCAAGCGCGTCCCCGTTTATAACCACCCTAAGCGCAAGGAGACTTCAAAGTGA
- a CDS encoding nuclear transport factor 2 family protein, with amino-acid sequence MTNDTALANFCAFFNKLDNTCTEKLYEVYTEEVVFNDPLHHIEGREALERYFATMYENVERCHFTFHTQQQQENQAFVTWTMEFVHPRLARGKPVSVEGCSALTFADDGKVARHRDYFDAGAMLYEHLPVMGRVIRWLKQRLG; translated from the coding sequence ATGACCAACGACACAGCTTTGGCCAACTTTTGCGCCTTCTTCAATAAACTAGACAACACCTGTACAGAAAAACTATACGAGGTATATACTGAGGAGGTTGTTTTCAACGATCCGCTACATCACATTGAAGGTCGCGAGGCGCTGGAGCGCTACTTCGCCACCATGTACGAAAACGTTGAGCGCTGCCATTTCACTTTTCACACGCAGCAACAGCAGGAAAACCAAGCCTTTGTAACGTGGACCATGGAGTTCGTTCACCCCCGCTTGGCCCGCGGCAAGCCGGTAAGCGTGGAGGGCTGCAGCGCGCTCACGTTTGCTGACGACGGAAAAGTGGCGCGTCACCGCGACTATTTCGACGCCGGGGCCATGCTCTACGAGCACCTTCCCGTCATGGGGCGTGTCATACGCTGGTTAAAGCAGCGCCTTGGTTGA
- a CDS encoding TIGR01777 family oxidoreductase, which translates to MRVLITGGSGFVGQRLCQQLIAQGHEVQVVSRTPQKVRSRLPKACDIRDSAQAFVDTPPDALVNLAGESIAAKRWSAEQKERLIRSRVESTQQLIALCEQLAANGQPLPSVMVSGSAMGYYGDQGDKVVDESTPPHDEFAHRLCAQWEAAAKPVEAMGIRLAILRIGLVLEAGGGTLQKMLPPFKLGVGGRFGDGTQFMPWIHRDDLVAAIIYLINQPALSGAFNGSAPHPVTNAEFTQTLAKQLHRPAMFPVPAFVLKAGFGEMSQLLLTGADMRPARLREAGFEFQYPTLSKALAAIL; encoded by the coding sequence ATGCGGGTATTGATCACCGGGGGCAGCGGCTTCGTAGGCCAGCGGCTCTGTCAACAGCTCATCGCCCAGGGGCATGAGGTTCAGGTGGTGTCTCGAACGCCCCAAAAGGTGCGCAGCAGGCTGCCCAAGGCGTGCGACATCCGCGACAGCGCGCAAGCCTTCGTGGATACGCCGCCGGACGCGCTGGTGAACTTGGCTGGAGAATCCATCGCGGCAAAGCGCTGGAGCGCCGAGCAGAAAGAGCGGCTGATCCGTTCACGGGTCGAGAGTACTCAGCAGCTCATCGCCCTGTGTGAGCAGCTCGCGGCCAACGGCCAGCCGCTGCCGAGCGTGATGGTGAGCGGTTCGGCGATGGGCTATTACGGCGATCAGGGGGACAAGGTGGTGGATGAGTCCACACCTCCCCATGACGAGTTCGCCCATCGGCTGTGCGCGCAGTGGGAAGCGGCGGCCAAGCCCGTGGAGGCCATGGGCATCCGGCTAGCCATTCTACGCATTGGGTTAGTGCTCGAGGCGGGCGGTGGCACGCTGCAAAAAATGCTACCACCGTTCAAGTTAGGTGTAGGCGGGCGGTTTGGCGATGGCACCCAGTTCATGCCCTGGATTCATCGGGACGACTTGGTGGCGGCGATCATCTACTTGATCAACCAGCCAGCACTCTCTGGAGCATTCAACGGCAGTGCCCCGCATCCGGTGACCAACGCGGAATTTACTCAGACGCTGGCCAAGCAGTTGCATCGTCCGGCCATGTTTCCGGTGCCCGCGTTCGTGCTGAAAGCGGGCTTTGGGGAGATGTCGCAGCTGCTGTTGACCGGGGCAGACATGCGCCCCGCGCGGCTACGCGAAGCGGGCTTCGAGTTCCAGTACCCAACGCTTTCGAAAGCGCTGGCGGCCATCCTCTAG